In the genome of Desulfobacterales bacterium, the window ATAATATTCTGAATAATAACAACCAGCTTCAAACCAATCAGTAAAACGGTAGTTTAGCATTCCATAATATCCTAAAGCAGTAAATTCTTTTGCTGGAAGTTGTCCTAATTTTATATAATATTCTGCTAATAAATATTCGGATATGAATACTAAATTGTTCCAGGTATATTCTACTGAAGTCACGTATGTTTTAGATTTGACTTTAATTTTTTCATCGGCTCCTGCATTATATAATGTAACATCAAAAGGCAGCATTGTTCCTTTGGGTATTATTGTTCCTGCTGGCATGCCTGCAACTGAGAAAGGTAACGCAAAATCCATAGGCAGTTCAAATCCTTGAGGAAAGATTAATGAATTAAGGAAAGTACTATTAGTGTCAAATCTAGCATACCAATAGGATTGATTTAATTTTAACCCTTTAAGGGGACTATTCCATGCAAGACTTGCGTCATAAACACCTTTTTCATTTATGTCATTAACATCTATTTTTGTGCCAAAAGGTATGTTCTCTTCTAAAGTTCCAATTACACTACTTTCTGGCTGCAGTCCAGCAATACCTGTCTGAATTTGGTAAGCAAAATCCCCAATATATTCGGGGGATATATTTCCATAAATACCAATACCTCGGATAGATGTTAATATGTCTCTCCATGTTTCAAAATATACGCTTTGTGGTAGCAAAATACATGTTCTAACAGCGTCTATATCTCTTGTTTTATTAAATAGTCCATGGGATAGTTTCATTTGACCTAATCTTGCACCAAGAAAATCCTCCCATCTGTAGTCCGCAAATGCCCAGTCAATAGTAAGTTCATCGTTGCCAAGAGAACCAAGATCCCTTGAAAATATTTGAAGGCCCAAACGAAGTTGATACGTAATATCGGTTGCAAAGTTAATACCGACCTCGTTAAATTGAAAACTGCCGTCTTCAGTTTTTCCTAAAAAGTTATTTTCATTGCTTTTCATATAGCCTTGGGAGATAAAACCATGAATATCTACTTTCCCCATTTCGTCAAATTCAATAGCGAAGCAGTTATTATATAAAACTCCCAGCAGCAATGTTATAAATATTATAATAGTCTTTTTCATTGGATATCCTCCATTTTTGCCAAAACTAATTTGTTGTTACTGTAAGAATTATAACACCGTCTACAACATTTCCAGAATGTATATATCCTATCGCTCCTTCTGTTGAAGCAACGAAATCAATTAGTTCCTTGTCTGTTCTAAATGATTTAGGAGCTTTACCTTCCCCTGTAAATACCTTCTTTTTCCAAAAAGTTCTATATTGCGCTGGAGTTTTATTTAAATACATTTTTAAAAAATTTTCCATTAACTCTTCGTTGTTAGATGTAGCAAAATTAATCCTGCTGCCATCATCCCATCTTGTTTTTTCCCCTAAAAAAATTTTTCTTATTTCATCCGTATTTACTGGTTTTTTTGCAACACTATTATTAGCAATAACCAATATCCCTTTGTCTTCAGATTGACCTTCAGCGGTAACCCCGATGAAGGTGCAAGCTGTAAACAAGATAATAAAAAATATAAGTCGTTTTAAAATTATTTTTTTCATGCAGACTCTCCTTGATTAAAATTTTTAAAATCCTGCACTCTGATAACAACTTCGAAATATAACATTTTAGTTGATAAATTTAAGCCTTCTTTATTAAATAAATAGAAGGCTTAACATCAATCCTCTATGCTATAAACATTATTCTAATTGATTTGCACTTGGAAGTATATTATCAAATTCGTATTCCTCTACTTTAATTCCTGTTGATGCTTCGAATTCGTGTTCTCCCCATTGCTCAATCGATATAAAGTTTATTCCGAAATCATCGGCAAAATCCCATTTGATTAAAGGCAGACCGGTCATATTTTTATCTGAATAAAATTTGCCAGCACCAGTTTCCTCAAGATAGTATGTGTTGTTTTCAAATACTATCTTTTCAGGTGGGTCCTCATGTGTAGCAAAGCGCTCTTTTATTGTTGGGTCAACGGAAGCAAAATTTATTTTTTTGCTAACTGTCCAAACATCTTCATCATCAGGGTCCCTTTCAAGATAAATTGTGTCATCAGCGCTTTTAAGCTGCCATTCATAAGTAATATCTCCATCTCCCCAATCATAATGATTTTTAGCAGTTACTAACCAACTTTTAAGGTCGTAATCTACGCAATACCCTTTTTTAAGAGTACTCAACAATAAACCTGAAATAGGATCAGGACTTTTTATTTCATGGACTTTAAAAAGGCTTTTTAAAAAATTAATAACACTCATTATTTCCTCAAAAAAACAGCTATGATGATATTCCAAGTTTCTTTTTTAATTCTAATAAACTGTCAGATGCAGCAATATTTGTTCCGCTTTTAAGAGCAGCATTTATTTCATCATCTACGCTTGTTTCAGTGCTTGCCATTTCTCCATAGGCAATTGCAAGCGTTTCATCTTCTTCAACCTTTGCTTTCATTTTTTCGAGCATAGCAATTGTTCCACTTGAATCCATTTTAGCAAGTTGCTGATTTATCTTTTTAGTGGATTCAGCTGTTTTAGCCCTTGCTCTTAATGTAGTTAGCTCATTTTCGTAAGTAGATATAGTTGATTTAATTTTATTAACATTCGCTTGAAGATTATTAGCCATTTGCTCATGGCGAGTCGCTTCTTGAGTTAATCTTAAAGCCTCTTGCGCTTGTTCTTCTTTGCGTGAAAGAGCTTCTGTTGCAAGTCTTTCTGCATCAGGAGCAGACATTTCGCCTTTTTGCATTTTTTGAAGAAGTAGCATAGCTTTCCTTTCATACTCTGTTGCAAGACTCTTTTTATTGTCAGCTTCTCTGCGAGTTCTAATTGAAATACCTTTTACTTCTGCAAGACTTGTCATAGCACTTTGCAGGTCTTTTTTTAAATCTCTTATTCCTTGTTCCGTCATTCTAATTGGGTCCTCTATTTTATCTAATGCGCTATTAGCTTCTGCTTGGCCAATTTTAAAAAGTCTTCTAAAAATAGACATTATATCCTCCTTAAATTTTTTAATTAAAGTTTTATATAGCGTATTTAATTAATTCATCAGCATGTTCTGAAAGAGCTATACTTATTGCCCTTATAGATCCTTCAAGCTCATTTCTATCAAGATTTTCAAGTTCAAGGGTATCTCTAAATAAAATCATATCCCCATCTTCATTTAAAACAAAAGCTCCATGTACAAGCTCCCTGTTTATTTGAAGAAGTCGTTTAAAAATTTCATGGCTATCTGGGTTTATCTTCATTATTACCTGCTCAATTATTACTATTGGATATTCACAGTCAATAATTAAATTTTTAATTCCATTTTCTTCATCTTCAACTATTACAAGTTCTTTGTCTAAGTCTTCATCAATGATAGCAATATTCATTTCGTGAAGATAATGCTTAACTAATTCGAATTTGTTCATACTAATTTTCCTCCTA includes:
- a CDS encoding YbjN domain-containing protein, whose protein sequence is MNKFELVKHYLHEMNIAIIDEDLDKELVIVEDEENGIKNLIIDCEYPIVIIEQVIMKINPDSHEIFKRLLQINRELVHGAFVLNEDGDMILFRDTLELENLDRNELEGSIRAISIALSEHADELIKYAI
- a CDS encoding DUF4178 domain-containing protein, with amino-acid sequence MSVINFLKSLFKVHEIKSPDPISGLLLSTLKKGYCVDYDLKSWLVTAKNHYDWGDGDITYEWQLKSADDTIYLERDPDDEDVWTVSKKINFASVDPTIKERFATHEDPPEKIVFENNTYYLEETGAGKFYSDKNMTGLPLIKWDFADDFGINFISIEQWGEHEFEASTGIKVEEYEFDNILPSANQLE
- a CDS encoding PspA/IM30 family protein, which produces MSIFRRLFKIGQAEANSALDKIEDPIRMTEQGIRDLKKDLQSAMTSLAEVKGISIRTRREADNKKSLATEYERKAMLLLQKMQKGEMSAPDAERLATEALSRKEEQAQEALRLTQEATRHEQMANNLQANVNKIKSTISTYENELTTLRARAKTAESTKKINQQLAKMDSSGTIAMLEKMKAKVEEDETLAIAYGEMASTETSVDDEINAALKSGTNIAASDSLLELKKKLGISS